A DNA window from Hordeum vulgare subsp. vulgare chromosome 1H, MorexV3_pseudomolecules_assembly, whole genome shotgun sequence contains the following coding sequences:
- the LOC123412490 gene encoding uncharacterized protein LOC123412490 — translation MEKKLPLALALAQKHGAGEPAWARPWRWAKTAFFLVAMLASLLLVCAPPLLVVLLDLALPPMLLSAHLQAGADPPHRSFLPAVLDQARAFEFRSSLIDLPAVSAARALLILCAYTACGGGGGAYLWVVAASAAASVSYVLAKAAAVLPRGAAPQGKGDAGPEPMLLLSLSLAAAHVAVAYRTSCRERRRLLVYRIDVEAVRLKGGHQTPKGLKQCSV, via the exons ATGGAGAAGAAGCTGCCGCTGGCGCTGGCGCTGGCGCAGAAGCACGGCGCCGGGGAGCCCGCGTGGGCGCGGCCGTGGCGGTGGGCCAAGACCGCCTTCTTCCTCGTCGCCATGCTCGCCTCGCTGTTGCTCGTCTGCGCGCCGCCCCTCCTCGTCGTGCTCCTCGACCTCGCCCTCCCGCCCATGCTCCTCTCCGCGCACCTCCAAGCcggcgccgaccccccgcaccgctCCTTCCTCCCGGCCGTGCTCGACCAGGCGCGGGCGTTCGAGTTCCGGTCCTCCCTCATCGACCTGCCCGCCGTCTCCGCCGCGCGCGCCCTCCTCATCCTCT GCGCGTACACGGCGtgcgggggaggagggggcgcgTACCTGTGGGTGGTGGCGGCGAGCGCCGCGGCGTCCGTGTCGTACGTGCTGGCCAAGGCCGCGGCCGTGCTGCCGCGCGGTGCCGCGCCGCAGGGGAAGGGCGACGCCGGGCCGGAGCCCATGCTGTTGCTGTCCCTGTCGCTGGCGGCCGCGCACGTCGCCGTCGCGTACCGGACCAGCTGCCGCGAGCGCCGCCGCCTGCTCGTCTACCGGATCGACGTCGAGGCC GTACGGCTGAAAGGAGGCCACCAAACACCCAAGGGGCTGAAGCAGTGTAGCGTCTGA